The following coding sequences lie in one Arachis ipaensis cultivar K30076 chromosome B05, Araip1.1, whole genome shotgun sequence genomic window:
- the LOC107643431 gene encoding zinc finger CCCH domain-containing protein 48-like, whose product MAVITTTRRTELLGRTTSPTCKYWLAGRCNRNPCRFLHKLPTLSSNVYYKHSKKPHSCVEKMRSSSVKKPTNCAPKAVKKPANCALKSVVSAEKPTKCEQKGVVIEKIENVEDVAALAMASVEKSRSICKYWMTDNCVHGDLCQNLHSWFYGDGFTTLAKLYEHKKVVTGIALPSGSDKLYSGSTDGTVRAWDCNTGHCVNTISVDSEVTSLISEGQWIFAGIKNAVKAWNIQTGANVTLDGPKGQVLSLNVGNDILLAGAEDGVIYAWRCNSEPKAESPFKLVATLSGHTKPVVCLAIGCHKMLYSGSMDHSIKVWDLDTLQCTMTLNGHTDIVTSLICWDNYLLSGSSDCTVNVWVCTEEGTLKVAYTHMVENAVLGLYGMSDVDAKPILFCSCKDNSVRMYELPTILERGRLFTKQEVRSFEIGPNGLFFTGDGSGLLNVWKWLEEPKVPTS is encoded by the exons ATGGCTGTTATAACAACAACAAGGAGGACTGAACTTTTGGGTCGAACAACATCCCCAACATGTAAGTACTGGCTAGCTGGGAGATGCAACAGAAAtccttgtagatttttgcataaGTTACCAACCTTGTCATCCAATGTATACTATAAGCATTCAAAGAAGCCCCATTCTTGTGTTGAGAAGATGAGAAGTTCCTCTGTTAAGAAGCCAACAAATTGCGCACCAAAGGCCGTCAAGAAACCAGCAAATTGTGCGCTGAAGTCTGTTGTGTCTGCTGAGAAGCCAACCAAATGTGAACAAAAGGGTGTAGTGATTGAAAAGATTGAAAATGTGGAAGATGTGGCCGCTCTTGCTATGGCTTCTGTGGAGAAATCACGCAGTATTTGTAAATATTGGATGACTGACAATTGTGTGCATGGTGACCTGTGTCAGAATTTGCATTCATGGTTTTATGGTGATGGGTTTACCACACTTGCAAAGCTTTATGAACACAAGAAG GTTGTCACTGGGATTGCACTGCCATCTGGTTCAGACAAACTTTATTCTGGCAGTACTGATGGCACAGTTCGCGCTTGGGACTGCAACACCGGCCATTGTGTTAATACGATAAGTGTTGATTCTGAAGTCACCTCATTGATATCTGAGGGCCAATGGATTTTTGCTGGCATAAAGAATGCTGTGAAG GCATGGAATATTCAGACTGGTGCAAATGTTACTCTTGATGGACCTAAAGGGCAAGTCCTTTCCTTGAATGTTGGCAATGATATCCTCCTTGCTGGAGCAGAG GATGGTGTTATTTATGCTTGGAGATGCAACTCTGAACCCAAAGCTGAGTCTCCTTTCAAACTGGTTGCAACACTAAGTGGCCATACTAAACCTGTAGTTTGTCTTGCTATTGGATGCCACAAGATGCTGTATTCTGGGTCCATGGACCATAGCATTAAG GTTTGGGACCTTGATACATTACAGTGCACGATGACACTTAACGGACATACTGACATAGTCACATCACTTATTTGTTGGGATAATTATCTATTATCTGGTTCATCTGATTGCACGGTCAATGTGTGGGTGTGCACTGAGGAGGGAACTCTAAAAGTGGCATACACTCACATGGTCGAAAAT GCTGTTCTTGGACTGTATGGGATGTCTGATGTAGACGCCAAGCCAATATTGTTCTGCTCGTGCAAAGACAATTCAGTTCGTATGTATGAATTGCCTAC GATTTTAGAGAGAGGTCGACTATTTACCAAACAAGAAGTTCGATCCTTTGAGATAGGCCCTAATGGACTTTTCTTCACCGGAGATGGGAGTGGTTTGTTAAATGTGTGGAAATGGTTGGAAGAGCCCAAGGTGCCAACCTCCTGA